The following proteins come from a genomic window of Malus sylvestris chromosome 4, drMalSylv7.2, whole genome shotgun sequence:
- the LOC126617678 gene encoding uncharacterized protein LOC126617678, translating to MQIWCLQRTLGSLTDPREIILKLKIHCTKSRTHLESHELSIMKLCRNKLVPEQRKKTGQLGHHRSTAHPKGMRIHDRAHGKESEWTNISFNRQNDTSFQEPRSVHLGDSQKLKTAEKSPAEKEPTANFVPDVLSLKFAQVLDQWNQFLHC from the exons ATGCAGATCTGGTGCCTGCAAAG AACACTCGGATCCCTGACAGATCCGAGGGAAATAATTCTCAAACTGAAAATCCACTGCACAAAAAGCAGGACACATCTTGAAAGTCATGAGTTATCGATTATGAAG CTGTGCAGGAACAAGTTGGTCCCGGAACAAAGGAAGAAAACAGGACAGCTAGGACATCACAGATCCACCGCCCATCCGAAG GGTATGCGGATCCATGATAGAGCCCATGGGAAGGAAAGTGAATGGACAAACATCAGCTTCAATAGACAAAACGACACAAGCTTCCAAGAGCCCAGATCAGTGCATCTGGGAG attcccagaaattgaagaCTGCAGAAAAGTCCCCTGCAGAGAAGGAACCCACTGCAAATTTTGTTCCCGACGTCCTCTCCTTAAAGTTTGCTCAAGTTCTGGATCAATGGAATCAATTTTTGCACTGTTGA